A single Cyclopterus lumpus isolate fCycLum1 chromosome 15, fCycLum1.pri, whole genome shotgun sequence DNA region contains:
- the angpt2a gene encoding angiopoietin-2a isoform X2: MENNTQWLLKLENYIQDSMKQDMVQLQQTAVHNHTATMIEIGTNLLSQTAEQTRKLTNVEAQVIHHSTRLERQLLENSLSTNKLEKQLIIQTNDISKLNDKNSFLEKKVDEMEEQRQVERKMLRDEKEQLQALILRQTAIIGELELQLLKVSSNNTGLQRQQQELLDTVNNLIHTISVSSARESKTVMMQDTPTTFMDCAAVFKSGNTQSGVYTLTLPNTTIEVKAFCDMETEGGGWTVLQKRFDGHVDFHRTWQEYRKGFGDPSGEFWLGNEFVSRLTIQRSNHLRIQLSDWEGNSGFSQYDQFSLEGEAQNYRIHLKGFSGTAGKISSIGQPGSDFSTKDADNDKCVCKCSQLTTGGWWFDACGPSNLNGMYYQQGQNSNRFNGIKWYYWKGSGYSLKSTTMMIRPADFSGSH; the protein is encoded by the exons CTGGAGAACTACATACAGGACAGCATGAAGCAAGACATGGTCCAACTCCAACAGACTGCTGTACACAACCACACGGCTACGATGATTGAAATTGGAACCAACCTGCTGAGTCAAACCGCTGAGCAAACGAGGAAACTGACCAATGTGGAGGCCCAG GTAATTCATCATTCAACTCGACTTGAGCGCCAACTGCTGGAAAATTCCTTGTCAACCAACAAATTGGAAAAACAACTGATTATCCAAACGAATGACATCAGCAAGCTGAATGACAAAAACAGCTTTCTGGAGAAAAAGGTGGatgagatggaggagcagaggcagGTGGAGCGGAAGATGCTCCGAGATGAAAAAGAGCAGCTTCAGGCTCTTATACTCAGGCAGACAGCCATCATCGGTGAgttggagctgcagctgctcaaAGTCTCCTCCAACAACACTGGACTGCAGCGTCAGCAGCAGGAGCTGCTGGACACCGTGAACAACCTCATTCACACCATCTCTGTCAGCTCAGCTCGAG AGAGCAAAACTGTCATGATGCAGGACACTCCTACCACCTTCATGGACTGCGCTGCGGTCTTCAAGTCAGGAAACACCCAAAGTGGAGTCTACACTCTCACATTACCCAACACTACAATAGAGGTTAAG GCTTTCTGTGACAtggaaacagaaggaggagggtGGACCGTACTACAAAAACGCTTTGACGGCCATGTTGACTTTCACCGAACGTGGCAAGAGTACAGAAAG GGGTTTGGAGACCCCTCAGGTGAATTCTGGTTAGGCAATGAGTTTGTCTCCAGACTGACAATTCAACGGTCCAACCATCTCAGGATCCAGCTGAGTGACTGGGAAGGAAACTCTGGATTCTCACAGTACGACCAGTTTTCCCTCGAAGGTGAAGCACAAAATTACAG GATACACCTTAAAGGCTTCAGTGGAACAGCAGGCAAAATAAGCAGCATCGGCCAGCCAGGAAGTGATTTCAGTACAAAGGATGCCGACAACGACAAATGTGTTTGCAAATGTTCACAACTGACAACAGGGG GTTGGTGGTTTGATGCCTGCGGTCCGTCCAATTTGAATGGGATGTATTACCAGCAAGGCCAAAACTCAAATCGCTTCAATGGAATCAAATGGTACTACTGGAAAGGCTCGGGCTACTCACTGAAGTCCACGACAATGATGATCAGACCAGCAGACTTCTCAGGTTCCCATTGA